Within the Flavobacterium sp. N502536 genome, the region TTCCACCCTATAAATCTGGCTGTACCTTCAATTTTTTGTAACAGGATACAAAACAGAAAGGCTGCCATTACTGACAGCCTCTCACCAAAACAATTTTCTAATCTAAAGTTTACTATTTCATTATCTTTTTAACCGACTGAACTTTACCGTCTACCGTTACTTTTAAAAAGTAGAAACCATTGGTAAAACTACTGCCATCAATAGTTATCGTATCAGATGACGCATCATATGACTTCGTGAACAAATTTTGCCCTAAAGCGTTATAAATCAACACCTGTACTTTCTTTCCTGAAAATGAAGCTGAACTAATGTTTATTGCCTCATTGAACGGGTTTGGATATTGGGTATAGCCAATTTTGGTTTCAAAATCAACAGTGCCCAAAGTAGGGAAAGTAAAAGGATTAACTGTAGCTGGCGTTGTAATTAAAGCCTGCGGTCCTGCACTGTATGCATATCGTATTACTGCAAAGCTTTTTCCATCTGCACTTACAGCCGCTTCAAAATAACCATAATAAGAAACTCCGCCATTAACAAATGTAAATCCTATGAATCCCGTTTTTCCATTCCAGTTATTGTAAGCAGCACTGCTAATCGTTGCGTCTCCCAACGAATTCCAGTTGTTGCTACCTCCAATTGTCTGATTGGTTCCGATGAAACTAATTGAACTTGTTCCTGTTTCACTTACTAAACCGTTATTGGTCAAAAATTTCAAACCATTTTCGCCATACTGTAGTTTAAATTCGGTCTCATTTCCATCTGCCTCCGCAGTAATCCTAAAAGATCCTGAAGGATTTGAAGCCGATACTATAATTGGAGCTGGCAAATCTACTTTCACTACGGTATACGCATTTGTAAAAGTAAATCCGGTCGTAAACGATTTATTTTCTAAAACAGCTGCTCCGCCGGTAATGGCTGCATCCAAAAAGGTTATTGTGGCTACAGTTGCATGAGCAGCCTCATTTGCTGTGGCTTTACCAATATAAGTTACCTTAGCTGTAGTATTATTTGCGATCACAATTTCGGTGGTTAAACCTGCTGGCAGTCCTGTTACGGTAAAGTCGGTTCCTTCCACTAAATTACCTGAGTTTTTTGTAAAAGTTCCGCCATTTGTCGTTAAGCTTACACTAATAGCGGTCAAAAATCGACCATCATTTGTTGGCGCATCTTCAGCAATTACAGCCGGAGTATTGGTCAATTTCACCAAACCTAATTGGATAGGTGTTGTAATCGCAGCATTAGGAGCAGTATTGTAAGCATATTTACTTATCGAATAACTCTGACCGTCTGCACTCACAACGGCTTCAAAATAGCCATAATAAGGAACTCCGTTTTTAGCATATTTAAAACCAATGAAACCTGTTTTACCATCCCAAACGGTATAAGAACTGCTTCTTAAAGCAGGAACTCTGGTCCCGTTCCAATTGTTAGTTCCGTCAATTGTAGTGTTATAACCCACATAGGAAATATTGTTGCCTCCGGCTTCACAAACTAATTCTTTATTATAGGTTTCCAGTTTTAAACTACTTCCTTCAACAAACAATCCATAATCGGCATTATCAGCATCTGCTGTAGTTCTGAAAAAATTCCATGTAGTTCCTCCAACAGCTACTGTTAACGGAGCTGGCAAATCGACATAAATAATTTTATAGGCATCGATATAAGTAAAATCAGTCGTAAAATGAGCTACATCCAGTTTCGCAACTCCGCCTGTAATGGCAGGATCTAAAAACGTAACGGTTGCTGTGGCTGCATCTAATAAATCATTTGATACCGCTTTACCGGAATACGTTACCTGGGCTGTTGTGCTGCTTGTTATAGTAATGCTGGCTGTTAAACCTGAAGGTAAACCTGCGATCGTATAATCAGTGCCTTCAACCAGATTGCCCTGACTTTTTGCAAAAGTTCCACCATCGATTGTCAATGCTATAGTAGTACTAAAAGTACCATTGTTACTGGACACATCTTCAGAAATACTGGCCGGTACATTAGAAATATGGGCAAATAAAGCCGGAGTTGTAATCGAACCTTCCGGTGCCGTATTATAAGCATATTTATCGATGGTATAACTCTGACCGTCTGCGCTTACAGTGGTTTCAAAATAACCAAAATAAGAATGTCCATCTTTTGTATATTTAAATCCGATATACCCTTTTTTTCCGTCCCACACTTTATAAGAACTGCTTCTTAAAGTAGGAACTCTTGTTCCGTTCCAATTGCTCGCTCCACTAATGGTAACGTTATAGCCCAGGTACGAAATGTTATTAATTCCGGACTCACAAACTAGATCTTTATTATAATTTTCTAATTTTAAATCGCTGCCTTCAACAAATAAACCATAACTGGCATTGTCGGCTTCAGCTGAGATGTTAAATGGAATCCATTTCGAACCTGTAACCGATACGGTTAAAGGAGTTGGCATATCGACATAAATAATTCTATACGCATTCTTAAAGTTAAACTTAGTCGTAAAATTATCACTATCCAAAATAGTGGCTCCTCCGGTAATTGCAGGATTCAGGAAAGTAATGATTGCAGTGGTTGTATTTGACGCTTCGTTAGCTGTTGCTTTACCCGTATAACTTAACTCTGCTGTTGTACTGTTTAGTACTGTAATTTCTGCTGTTAAACCTGCCGGTAATCCTGTTACCGTAAAATCTGTTCCCTGAACCAGGCTTCCTGAACTTTTTGTAAAAGTTCCGCCGTTTGTGGTAAGCTGAATGGTTACTTTTGTTTCGAAGCTTCCATCATTACTCATCGCATTTTCATTGATCTCATCAGGTGTGTTGGCCAAATGAACCGAAAGATCTACCGGAATATC harbors:
- a CDS encoding zinc-dependent metalloprotease, producing MKKQLLLLVLCCLWSAQGIRAQDLIGPSHSCRTKEVNELQLKNHPGSLKENKAFNLFSKEYAKKRSTGKSSENTTYIIPVVFHVYGTSFNGKTVTLQKIQAALKNLNDDFKGLNDDFNTVEPFFQARRGTLNIEFRLAQIDPSGKCTTGVIFERKKDGYGNGGGYDNQIQADAWDNYKYMNVYIQNDLYADGATNNSGVCWYPDSWMSDNNLARCVYNGAYLGENTNKEFAAVLTHEFGHFLNLIHTFDGGCSGTDEVDDTPKEDGKHSLGCVPGTNCDGDKVNIENYMGYNAAQGCSKMFTQGQVTRMLAALQHPARRTLWTAQNLTATGVNTTGSSLVSDITSFKEDVANNGTISGSANITLSGTTFTKSSGTLTSGVDFSANLPAGLSATITINSNSQATVTITGTATAHNASNTTTGGITLLAPALNGGVSGMLCDGLSWNFKFRDPYGIFFVDIPDMTVTPTSTWKYFALEKGDDSKYGVWRFAANHLKVETYGKRLITNTGTNNITALGFNTAINASSNFTAPGAYPNQLDLRTTSYKAWDGKTDYFGFEYTIDGEKCYGWLKAVVAADGSGYSVVEYAYNTQPGGTIYTGMTDKVALSVSPAVLSEAAVNNGSVSQTSSFKLTTNNGTFVKNSGELTPGVDYMISGVPAGLSAKLNVISNTEVQLAFTGNAVAHLKENSATIAITFLNPAITGGVATLSSSGTSVKINFRDPYAIVHVKDLNYTVDAANTWKFFRITADADQQDYGVFVDKGDLKLETYTKSIVCEGNSLNMTLIGANQLINGSSNFIEGGSYPNLHTLRNASYKSWDGKTGYIGFTFTIAGEACYGWFKVKVNAKGTAYTLLEYAYNTEPGAGINTEDIPVDLSVHLANTPDEINENAMSNDGSFETKVTIQLTTNGGTFTKSSGSLVQGTDFTVTGLPAGLTAEITVLNSTTAELSYTGKATANEASNTTTAIITFLNPAITGGATILDSDNFTTKFNFKNAYRIIYVDMPTPLTVSVTGSKWIPFNISAEADNASYGLFVEGSDLKLENYNKDLVCESGINNISYLGYNVTISGASNWNGTRVPTLRSSSYKVWDGKKGYIGFKYTKDGHSYFGYFETTVSADGQSYTIDKYAYNTAPEGSITTPALFAHISNVPASISEDVSSNNGTFSTTIALTIDGGTFAKSQGNLVEGTDYTIAGLPSGLTASITITSSTTAQVTYSGKAVSNDLLDAATATVTFLDPAITGGVAKLDVAHFTTDFTYIDAYKIIYVDLPAPLTVAVGGTTWNFFRTTADADNADYGLFVEGSSLKLETYNKELVCEAGGNNISYVGYNTTIDGTNNWNGTRVPALRSSSYTVWDGKTGFIGFKYAKNGVPYYGYFEAVVSADGQSYSISKYAYNTAPNAAITTPIQLGLVKLTNTPAVIAEDAPTNDGRFLTAISVSLTTNGGTFTKNSGNLVEGTDFTVTGLPAGLTTEIVIANNTTAKVTYIGKATANEAAHATVATITFLDAAITGGAAVLENKSFTTGFTFTNAYTVVKVDLPAPIIVSASNPSGSFRITAEADGNETEFKLQYGENGLKFLTNNGLVSETGTSSISFIGTNQTIGGSNNWNSLGDATISSAAYNNWNGKTGFIGFTFVNGGVSYYGYFEAAVSADGKSFAVIRYAYSAGPQALITTPATVNPFTFPTLGTVDFETKIGYTQYPNPFNEAINISSASFSGKKVQVLIYNALGQNLFTKSYDASSDTITIDGSSFTNGFYFLKVTVDGKVQSVKKIMK